The Coffea arabica cultivar ET-39 chromosome 6e, Coffea Arabica ET-39 HiFi, whole genome shotgun sequence genome contains the following window.
AACTACTTAAATGATTTGTGTTAgataattgatttttttaaaactattttgcgtagtctttttcttcttcatcttctgtAATGAAACAAAACCTACGCGAGAAATTGAGTGCTTTTTGTATGCAAATTCCTCTTATGGTTGAAAAAAATATCTTATGTATTTTGATATGGATTGCGAAAGAATAATGTGATCAAGTCATTTTAAacgagaaaaagaaagaagaaaaactaattggtgatttataaatttaaatgcTTCCAAATAATCTAcacaatataaaaattttcaaaatttgcatcaaatctttcaattaaaatacAAGAATTTTCTAAAATTAGACACAAGCCTTATCTATATATAAGATGGATGAGAAATATATTTATGTACTCTTTCATACCCATTGCGAGAGAATAATGTGATAAGAGCACGAATAGTGTTTGGCGACTATATAACAATTAGCGAAGGAAATATATGAATGTGGTAAACAAACTAAAGTGAATAGCAAGTTAGCAAATGAGTGGTCCAAAAAGTCCCTTTCTTCTTGGATTCATTGTTCAGTTGGTTCAAGATAGAAAGATTGATATCGATTATCACTTCAGCGAAAAGCATATAACAAAAAGCTCTGAAGACTAAGATACTCTTAAAGTTGAAAAAATTTGTTCGTGTCTAGATTACTAGTTTATTGTATATTTTCTAACAAACCATTAAAACCAATTAAGTTGATAATCAGCTCATTAGCTTTACCACTGGCGGTTAAGTATCCTAAATTAATTGGCCGTTCATACAAGTTGTATCTTTTGCCCAATGCTATAAAACTGGCTAAAGCCTTATAGTTAACGTCTTGCCATCCCGCACTATTGATTGACAAAAGAGAATCTGCCTCGTGTTTCGTTTTAATGTGAAGCTACCGCACAAGTTTAAAGAAGCCTTAATTTGCCCTCTTCTTTTCTAGCTTGTGTCATTTTCTTTTAATCCATGACAATCATTAACGGCTAGATGATGTTTAATTGTGGgatgaattttgttaatttaACTGTGAATTAAGCATCTATTCCTCAGTAACATAAACGAGGATATGTTCTCGATCATTATTGTCTTTCTTCCTCTTCCTAACTTTACAACCCTTGCCTTTTGGGaaacaattaaataaaaatgataTTTTGACATTAGATAAAAGCAAATGTAATCTGGAAGTATAAAGCATAACATACCAAATTATAACATGAAAAATATCAGTCGAAATCtaatttcacatatatatatatataatagaaCGAAGTACAACTTTATTATCCTCtctattaatttcttttagctTTTGCCCTCTGCAGTGCTTATATAGGAATGATGCTAGCTGTAGATTGTAGGGCACaatcatgcatgcatgcatggttCGTAACTCTTAAAGAACAAAATTGTCGTTTACAAAATATGGGGAAATGCAAAGAAGGAATAAAAAGAAACGAGGGTTGGGTAAGGTTTTTAGGATGACAAATGAAAGACTAGTGTAATAAAAGGAGGGTTCAGTAGGGTGGGGCTTTGCATGTGGCATTAGAATTGCAATTTGAAGGCCAATAATTAgcttagaaaaatttttcaacTTGAGCGTCCTTCCAAGTCACAAGAAGTAATAGCACGCCGGCTGtggccaaacgaaataattggCCTATACTTTGGTGAGTGGCAATTACAAGTACAAggaaaaggttttttttttttaaactttttcaatttcatttatATTGATGCCATGATGCACAAGGGGTTAGCataactccaaaaaaaaaatgtatagcaAAAATGGCATTTATgcgttaattattttttaaattgaaattgGAAAGCCTTTGTGAGGTGCAGTGACCAGCGGTAAACTTAAAACATTATGTGACTCTATATGAGAGCCATTGATTATTTTAACCACAGAGATTGTCTAGTGATTACGAGAGAGTATTTAGAATTTTTTCTACTATCAAATTTAAGTTTCAAATCATGGATCTGATAATTGGGAATAGAAAGGGTGTGGAAAGAGGAgggagggtaaaaaaaaaaaaaaaaaaagagagagttaTGGATTATTTTGTTATAGGGTTTGCTTAGAAGGGTGTAGCAAACCTTACTGTTttgtgaaattaaaataaaaatgaaaaagtgtTCAAATGCAAGGAGAATAAAGAACAATGTAGCTTATTTCATCCGACTTCATCTTATCACATTATTAAGTACTCTGAGTATCTATCTCATTACTCAACTTTTAGTTCCTTGATACTCAAAATttcttttaagaaaaaaaattcttgcaGGGTCATCATATATATCAACTAGTTGTGATCGAAAAACATAAACCGCTATTATTACGAAATGTAAAAGGCTGCTAGAACTTAAATTGCCGAAAACTAAAGTTATTGGATGAAAGCAATTACCTTGATGGAataaatattggaaaagatacACATTGTAAGGCCTTTTTCCAAAGACTTAATTTGGACAATTTAGTCTCAGTGAATAATAGAATCAATGGCCAGTGTTAATTTTCGCGATAAGTATAAAGTGTACGTATTCATTCCTCTATCATATTTTTGACTTCTTTGAATAAAAGAGTAAAATGCAGTAAAACCAAAAGCTCCTAAAATATATACTTTGAAAGACTGATCAATGGTCCATCATCCTTTAATATTCCTACTCGTAATTCGGTTTTATTATTATACACCCACACGCATTATTTTTTATATGGTACGTATGTGAGCATATATACatttgtatataaatataaaataatttcttcCTAAATATGGCATATTTTAATCTAAAAAAATGTGCATGATCACTGCCGTAGTTTGTAGGGCACAAATTGTGCATGCATGGTACGTATAGACCCAAGCGTCATTTACGAATAAGCATGGTAAtccatttttatcacttttatgTAGGAAAATCTGTTAAAAAGTTACTGATGAATGCTATCATAATataaactagaaaaagaaaagcatagTCAAAGCGAAAATTAATGGTTTTAATTAGATAATCTTGTAAGAGCTTGTACGATGCATTCTCATAAACGTAAACTTCAACAGTCATAGTAATCATGAACGCTACAAAATAGTTGAAAAAGTAACACAGTAAAAATacagatttttttaaaaaaaaaaaaaagaaatacagaCTATATACGACGTTTAAACCTCAATTCCAATCACTCTCTCCACTTCCTGTTTGTCACTTGTCCTCCATTTCACATTTTTTTGTCTCCTTTACCATATGAGGACTAGTCCAGTTTCTGAAAAATTATATCAACATTCGTTTTCAGAACATTAAAAATCCATCTTGGCCTTGAGATTATACTCTCATTTCTGTTCTTATGCTTTGTGTTTCCATAAAGCTAGACGGTGTTATAACAACTCCATAAAGCTAGATTTTGGAATTTGGGCCTCGAAGAATTCTTGATCATAAGGAGGATAAAAATGCAACAAAATTATACAGCTGCTGAAGCAATTAACGGGCAAATGGTGTTAGTAGTCGAACGGAAGGATCAAATTGAAAGTCTGAGAGATAAGTCGGGTTGGGGATTGATCATGGTTATTGCTAATTTGCTATACGTCTTATGCTGGATATCTTTAAAATTATAGGACATGAATGAGACAACATATGTCATATCTTGAGACATAAATaagaagtttttcttctatTGTCCATTGCACATTAGCAATTCTCTTATACATAAGGAGGAGCGCTAGCTTaatataattttatttaaaCGCAAATTCTTAAAGCACTAGTAGTATTCTTGCTTGATTCTAGGCCTCTGGACCTGTTTCACATTGCACCACAACTCCCGATAAGGTATTGTTGGTGGCATACCGGGCACACGAGCACATAACCTGAGAGACCATAAGCATAAAATGCTCCTTTCTGATCACCAGTTGCCAGTGCTTTCTGCTTTTCAATTTCTTCACTCAGCTTGAGATTTTCCTCAATGAGATTTTTGCACACCTGTTTCAGCCTTTCACATTCAGACACATTCTTCTTGGACTTGGTCCTTCATCACAAGATTTGAGTTTTGTTATGATTCGAGTAGGAGCATACATGCaatcagaagaaaaaaaaaaggttatgaATAATTACGTACCTAGCCCTGCGATTCTGAAACCAAATATCAACTTGTCGAGGGAACAAGCCTAACCTGTCAGCTAGCTCGTTCTTTAGAGCCTGCCAAATTTCAATCAGTTTCCTGTCCTTATAACATGTAAAACatcaacatttattaatatgaaatcatttttcatcttctaaTGATGTGATCCCATATCCAATCAAATTGTTTTAGCTTAACGAATTTCGTACCactactaagaaaatattttttgatgGAATGACATAAAGATAAAAGCATTTTAACGTTATGACTATAACTACCTAACACAAAGTTCAATCCAGTGGATACAATAATATAAAAATCGagaaatgaagatgaaaaaATCATTACTGTATCCGGATTCGGATGGTCATTGAAATTAGCCTCAAGGACAGCAGCTTGCTCTTTAGAGAGCCTTgactttttggcattttcatcACTACTCTCCTGGCCCTGGACCTGCTGAGCTCCAAGGGAGAGCTCCAAAGAGAGAACCCTCTTGGTGTTCTTACGGGGACCCCTCTTGGTGTTCTTACGGGGACCAAGCGCTAGAGAAAGCTGAGTGTTTGAGTTTTCACGAGCTTCCATGGTTTCACTCGAAAGCGAAAGAGATATAGGAAATTGGGATGGAAAATACTGACAGCAGGAAGAGGATATATATAGGCCGAGTGGAAAAACTTCCCGGGCTGATATATTTATTGGTTGTAATCACATGAAAGTTGCATACAATTAATAATAGAGATATGATAAAGatttaaaatatgaaaaaaggACAAAAGCAATGATATGCAATAATCTCCTCAGAAGGAAATTCAATAAATTCCACCTGCCATATTTACTATtatatatttgacttgttagTGCAGTTTTGACAAGAAACAATGGCATTTGGCACTTTCATGTATGAAAAATAATTCCCCATTATTATTTGGTTTGGATGCTGGCAACCCCCGAACTGTTGAAATCTAAAGATaagcctcaaaaaaaaaataaaaaagataaggTTGAACGGAAGAGAGGTTTCAATTTTCGAAATTCATTTTCTCTATGAGAATGTGAATTACCAGGACTAATGCGTACCCCCAAGAAAAATACACGGTTTTAAGAATTGGTTTTGGATATTTTTTGTAGTCCAAACTATTTAAAGATTagataaataatttgtatgtggttTCTTCTAAATTCATATACGTACATAGTGCACCCGTCCGATCTATTGGTGGTTTAGTCTCCATCGGTTTCTCTAAACTCTGTTGGGTCTCTTTTCTCCCAATGGAGACTAGAGTAGAAATAGAAGTAAGAGTATGTTAGACTAGTTGTTGCTTGTCTGATAAAATACAAAAAGATAAATAGTTTATATGAGGTTAATCAACGAGTATCTTccaatt
Protein-coding sequences here:
- the LOC113695222 gene encoding homeobox-leucine zipper protein HAT4-like, which produces MEARENSNTQLSLALGPRKNTKRGPRKNTKRVLSLELSLGAQQVQGQESSDENAKKSRLSKEQAAVLEANFNDHPNPDTALKNELADRLGLFPRQVDIWFQNRRARTKSKKNVSECERLKQVCKNLIEENLKLSEEIEKQKALATGDQKGAFYAYGLSGYVLVCPVCHQQYLIGSCGAM